One genomic region from Luteitalea sp. encodes:
- a CDS encoding Hsp20 family protein: MAIVRFDPFREFATVHERLNRVFDDISGRRSDDDVMSRGDWLPAVDVYENDDQNVVLKAELPGVAKEDITLSIENNTLTLKGERKRSHEVKNGQYHRIERAHGGFSRSFSLPSTVNSEKVAADFRDGVLTITLPRKDEAKPRQIDVKVS; encoded by the coding sequence ATGGCTATTGTGCGTTTCGATCCATTTCGCGAATTTGCAACGGTGCACGAACGGCTCAATCGCGTGTTCGACGACATCTCCGGACGGCGATCGGACGACGATGTGATGAGCCGTGGTGATTGGCTCCCGGCTGTGGACGTCTACGAGAACGATGATCAGAACGTCGTACTGAAGGCGGAGCTGCCCGGTGTAGCCAAGGAAGACATCACCTTGAGCATCGAGAACAACACGTTGACCCTGAAGGGGGAGCGGAAGCGCTCGCACGAGGTGAAGAACGGTCAGTACCATCGAATCGAGCGCGCGCACGGTGGATTCAGCCGTTCGTTCTCGCTGCCGTCGACGGTGAACTCCGAGAAGGTGGCCGCCGACTTCAGGGATGGCGTGTTGACCATCACCCTGCCGCGCAAGGATGAAGCCAAGCCTCGGCAGATCGATGTGAAAGTTTCCTGA